The following proteins are encoded in a genomic region of Thermogemmata fonticola:
- a CDS encoding N-acetylglucosamine-6-phosphate deacetylase gives MATVLSNATLILPEGLQPGALRWEGRRIEAVGQVPTAGATVVDVSGCYVGPGLIDLHVHGGDGADFMDGSEEAFRTVCRCHARHGTTRLTPTSTVARRSDYRRFLECCAQLYGSDTGGARLVGAHLYGPFFARAARGCHPDREFLAAEDPDTRALLDYHRRLPLTVTIAPELPGLGEVVRDYAARGVRFNVGHSHATFGQVQAALAWGARHVDHLFCAMSDRARLRQSQTYPMRGGVLEATLYFDELTTEVIADGRHLAPELLQLAFKIKGPQRLAIVTDAMRAVDQPDGDYIFGPAECGEPVRKADGVGLTRDGSALASGVMGLDHGVRTLHQQAGIPLHLAMQMASLTPARILGLERDYGSLQVGKIADVVVWNRQLQVEQVYIDGQRVW, from the coding sequence ATGGCTACGGTTTTGTCCAACGCCACGCTGATCCTGCCGGAGGGTTTGCAGCCGGGTGCGCTCCGCTGGGAAGGCCGCCGGATCGAAGCGGTGGGACAGGTCCCCACGGCGGGAGCCACCGTCGTGGATGTGAGCGGCTGCTACGTCGGGCCGGGATTGATCGACCTGCACGTCCACGGCGGGGATGGGGCCGACTTCATGGATGGCAGCGAGGAGGCATTCCGCACCGTCTGCCGTTGCCATGCCCGCCACGGCACGACCCGGCTCACCCCGACCAGCACCGTCGCCCGCCGCAGCGACTACCGCCGGTTTCTCGAATGCTGTGCCCAGCTCTATGGTAGTGACACCGGAGGAGCACGTCTTGTGGGCGCCCATCTCTACGGCCCCTTTTTCGCCCGTGCGGCGCGCGGTTGCCACCCGGATCGGGAGTTCCTGGCTGCGGAGGACCCCGACACCCGCGCCTTGCTCGATTATCACCGCCGCCTGCCCCTGACGGTGACCATCGCTCCAGAACTGCCGGGTCTCGGCGAAGTGGTCCGGGATTACGCTGCCCGCGGAGTCCGCTTCAACGTGGGCCACAGCCATGCCACCTTCGGCCAGGTTCAGGCGGCTTTGGCCTGGGGCGCCCGCCATGTGGATCATCTCTTCTGTGCCATGTCGGACCGCGCCCGCCTGCGACAGTCGCAAACCTACCCCATGCGCGGCGGGGTGCTGGAAGCCACCCTCTACTTCGACGAGCTGACCACCGAGGTGATCGCGGATGGACGGCATCTGGCACCCGAACTCCTGCAACTGGCTTTCAAGATCAAAGGGCCTCAGCGACTGGCCATTGTCACCGATGCCATGCGGGCGGTGGATCAACCCGATGGCGACTACATCTTCGGCCCAGCCGAGTGCGGGGAACCGGTGCGCAAGGCGGACGGCGTGGGATTGACGCGCGACGGCTCGGCTCTGGCCTCCGGCGTCATGGGACTGGATCACGGCGTGCGCACCCTCCATCAGCAAGCGGGAATCCCGCTCCATCTGGCCATGCAGATGGCTTCGCTGACACCGGCCCGCATCCTGGGACTGGAGCGTGACTACGGCTCGCTTCAGGTCGGAAAAATCGCCGATGTAGTCGTCTGGAACCGCCAATTGCAGGTCGAGCAAGTGTACATCGACGGCCAGCGCGTGTGGTAA
- a CDS encoding aldo/keto reductase, translating into MTMTFAEETRREFLHDSLTAAAAATLGAGSILAAQDQQPGEGLPRRPLGRTGVRVSILCLGGWHIGDIRDKKEAIRIMHAALDQGINFFDNCWDYHDGGSEEIMGQALAADQGKWRKQCFLMTKVCARDAKGVRQQVEQSLRRLRTDVIDLLQMHEINWDNDPEWVIEQGGLAELLQLQKEGKVRFVGFTGHKSPHIHLKMLPIHRWDTVQMPINVCDHFYRSFVHEVVPAARKAGIGVIGMKTMGGGRTEGKIVAAGVATPEECLRYALSQDVASVVSGITSMDILQKNLAVARNFRPLTAEEMQRLAAKVKPHAGDGRHERFKSTIDFDGPYHRKQHGFD; encoded by the coding sequence ATGACCATGACTTTCGCGGAAGAAACCCGGCGTGAATTCCTGCACGACAGTCTGACCGCGGCGGCTGCTGCCACCCTCGGCGCCGGTTCGATCCTGGCCGCTCAGGACCAGCAACCCGGCGAAGGACTGCCCCGCCGACCCCTCGGACGCACCGGCGTGCGCGTCTCCATCCTCTGCCTTGGCGGCTGGCACATCGGCGACATCCGCGACAAAAAAGAAGCCATCCGCATCATGCACGCCGCCCTCGATCAGGGCATCAACTTCTTCGACAACTGCTGGGATTACCACGACGGCGGCAGCGAAGAAATCATGGGCCAAGCCCTCGCCGCCGATCAGGGCAAATGGCGCAAACAGTGCTTCCTCATGACCAAAGTCTGCGCCCGCGATGCCAAGGGCGTCCGCCAGCAGGTCGAACAGTCCCTCCGCCGCCTCCGCACCGACGTCATCGACCTCCTGCAAATGCACGAAATCAACTGGGACAACGACCCCGAATGGGTCATCGAACAGGGCGGCCTGGCCGAATTGCTCCAGCTCCAAAAGGAAGGCAAAGTCCGCTTCGTCGGCTTCACCGGCCACAAATCCCCCCACATCCACCTGAAAATGCTCCCCATCCACCGCTGGGATACCGTGCAGATGCCCATCAATGTCTGCGACCACTTCTACCGCAGCTTCGTCCACGAAGTGGTGCCGGCGGCCCGCAAGGCCGGCATCGGCGTCATCGGCATGAAAACCATGGGCGGCGGACGCACCGAGGGCAAAATCGTCGCGGCCGGTGTCGCTACCCCCGAAGAATGCCTCCGCTATGCCCTCTCCCAGGATGTCGCCTCCGTCGTCAGCGGCATCACCTCAATGGACATCCTCCAGAAGAACCTCGCCGTCGCCCGCAACTTCCGCCCCCTCACCGCCGAGGAAATGCAACGCCTCGCCGCCAAAGTCAAACCTCATGCCGGCGATGGACGCCACGAACGCTTCAAATCCACCATCGACTTCGACGGACCCTACCACCGCAAGCAGCACGGCTTCGACTGA
- a CDS encoding S41 family peptidase: protein MARIVVVWLLGLVWGTGGVQAAIVPDDPRGPGKPYLIAIGVGTFSDPAIHPRPTAEADARALHALLRDPKVLGIPPERAVLLTAPEATRDRIVQAVDKGLQATASGDLLILAFFGRGAAVGDKPCFFTADTRWKDRAKTALTVVDLEPAFKKLKGQKLLVLMDVSYRGFETGGEKVVEPNVSDYLKLVFEDVEREDNSLPVERTLIFGNLPFREPLSQGNHGLFYQVLAAGLSGKADEKPYHQGYEPDGLVTIQELAAYLEKEIPNAARVIGKTNKEKELQPYILGHQSSHYWVSFHAPVQEAVQKRLEALEASARKGDVPAAAAAEGRFLLFRMPRLKWQQELRKAYQNLADGKARWDEVDLIRQSLKASLVLPREEAERYANKVSAFVQEISGRYIKPVSPGELTAAAIRGLYARAEETLPADLDEALKNPKELSRERRLELLTEARLRLGRREDLDGDKAVDLSLVMACASLNDRYTSYTDRESVLRLQSQLRGRFPGVGIQIRRDAVRDGLLVATPIKDSPAHKAGIQAGDLITEIRLEVDKTGKPLQPDAPRVFSTKGMKTEEAVNLILGAPGTPVTLVVQREGHDKPLEFRINRNFVLVETVHGVQRDGHANWTFYLDERYKIAYIHLSQFISVDLDDDGVEEFGTFSDLKKAIAALKKQGLNGLILDLRDNPGGYLSSAVNICDLFVGKETIVTVRPRVGRVREYRGRSEGDKSFPIVVLVNRNSASASEIVAACLQDHGRATIIGERTYGKGSVQDVVPFRPTGGELKYTIARYYPPSGRNIDKLATEQDPAIKDWGVTPDEGFEVKLSGDELNDWYEYVQDLHIIPPPGKTPPRVNPEKDKQLRAALDHLRELIRAVGKAPADK from the coding sequence GTGGCTCGGATTGTGGTGGTATGGCTGCTGGGATTGGTGTGGGGCACGGGCGGTGTTCAGGCGGCGATTGTGCCGGACGATCCCCGCGGTCCTGGCAAGCCGTACTTGATTGCTATCGGCGTGGGGACGTTCAGCGATCCGGCGATTCATCCCCGTCCGACGGCGGAGGCGGATGCCCGGGCTTTGCATGCCCTGCTGCGCGATCCGAAGGTGCTGGGGATTCCTCCGGAACGGGCGGTGCTGCTGACTGCTCCAGAGGCCACGCGGGACCGGATCGTCCAGGCGGTGGACAAAGGGCTGCAAGCCACCGCGTCCGGCGACCTGCTCATTCTGGCCTTCTTTGGGCGCGGCGCGGCCGTGGGGGACAAACCCTGCTTCTTCACCGCTGACACCCGCTGGAAAGACCGGGCCAAAACCGCTCTGACCGTTGTCGATCTGGAACCGGCTTTCAAGAAACTCAAAGGCCAGAAACTGCTGGTGCTCATGGATGTGTCCTACCGCGGGTTTGAGACCGGCGGGGAGAAGGTCGTCGAGCCGAACGTGAGCGACTACCTCAAGCTGGTCTTCGAGGATGTCGAGCGGGAGGACAATTCTCTGCCGGTGGAGCGGACCCTCATTTTCGGCAACCTGCCGTTCCGCGAGCCGCTCAGCCAGGGGAACCACGGTTTGTTTTACCAGGTGCTCGCCGCCGGCTTGAGCGGCAAAGCTGACGAGAAACCCTATCATCAGGGGTACGAACCGGACGGGCTGGTCACCATTCAGGAGCTGGCCGCCTATCTGGAAAAGGAGATTCCCAACGCGGCCCGCGTCATCGGCAAGACGAATAAGGAAAAGGAGCTGCAACCTTACATACTGGGGCATCAGAGCAGCCACTACTGGGTCAGTTTCCACGCCCCGGTGCAGGAGGCGGTGCAGAAGCGTCTGGAGGCGCTGGAGGCTTCGGCCCGTAAGGGGGACGTTCCCGCTGCCGCTGCTGCCGAGGGCCGCTTCCTCCTCTTCCGCATGCCCCGTCTCAAATGGCAGCAGGAGCTGCGCAAGGCGTACCAGAACCTGGCCGACGGCAAAGCCCGCTGGGATGAAGTCGATCTGATCCGCCAGTCGCTCAAGGCCTCTCTGGTCCTGCCCCGCGAGGAAGCCGAACGCTACGCCAACAAGGTGAGCGCTTTTGTCCAGGAAATCAGCGGGCGCTACATCAAGCCGGTCTCGCCGGGCGAGCTGACTGCCGCTGCCATCCGCGGCCTGTATGCCCGGGCGGAAGAAACCCTGCCCGCCGATCTGGACGAAGCCCTGAAAAACCCCAAAGAGCTGAGCCGCGAACGCCGCTTGGAGCTGCTCACCGAGGCCCGCTTGCGCCTCGGCCGGCGCGAGGACCTCGACGGCGACAAGGCCGTGGACCTGTCCCTGGTCATGGCTTGCGCCAGCCTCAACGACCGCTACACCAGCTACACCGACCGCGAAAGCGTGCTGCGCCTCCAGAGCCAGCTCCGCGGACGCTTCCCCGGCGTCGGCATCCAAATCCGCCGCGATGCCGTCCGCGACGGCCTCCTCGTTGCCACACCCATCAAAGACAGCCCCGCTCACAAGGCCGGCATCCAGGCCGGGGACCTCATCACCGAAATCCGCCTGGAAGTGGACAAGACCGGCAAACCCCTCCAGCCCGACGCCCCGCGCGTCTTCTCCACCAAGGGAATGAAAACCGAAGAGGCGGTCAACCTCATCCTCGGCGCTCCGGGCACCCCTGTCACCCTCGTCGTCCAGCGCGAAGGGCATGACAAACCCCTCGAATTCCGTATCAACCGCAACTTCGTCCTGGTGGAAACCGTTCACGGCGTCCAGCGCGACGGCCACGCCAACTGGACCTTCTACCTCGATGAACGCTACAAGATCGCCTACATCCATCTCAGCCAGTTCATCTCCGTCGATTTGGATGACGACGGCGTGGAAGAGTTCGGCACCTTCAGCGATCTGAAAAAGGCCATCGCCGCTCTGAAGAAGCAAGGCCTCAACGGCCTGATCCTGGACCTGCGGGACAACCCCGGCGGCTATCTCTCCTCCGCGGTCAACATCTGCGATCTGTTTGTCGGCAAGGAGACGATCGTCACCGTCCGTCCGCGTGTGGGGCGCGTGCGGGAATACCGGGGGCGCAGCGAAGGGGACAAGAGCTTCCCCATCGTCGTGCTGGTCAACCGCAACAGTGCCAGCGCCAGCGAGATTGTCGCCGCCTGCCTCCAGGATCACGGTCGCGCCACCATCATCGGCGAACGCACCTACGGCAAGGGGAGCGTGCAGGACGTGGTCCCCTTCCGGCCCACCGGCGGCGAACTCAAATACACCATCGCTCGCTACTATCCTCCCAGCGGGCGCAACATCGACAAACTCGCCACCGAACAGGACCCGGCCATCAAAGACTGGGGCGTCACTCCCGACGAGGGGTTTGAAGTCAAACTTTCCGGCGACGAACTCAATGACTGGTACGAATATGTCCAGGACCTCCACATCATTCCGCCGCCGGGCAAAACTCCGCCGCGCGTCAATCCCGAAAAAGACAAGCAACTCCGTGCCGCCCTGGACCACCTCCGCGAATTGATCCGGGCCGTCGGCAAAGCCCCGGCGGATAAGTAA
- a CDS encoding glycosyltransferase family 4 protein, which translates to MPPLRVAILDEELPYPPTSGKRIRTFELLRRLARRHHLTFFAHRHADPAETLAAQEVFHDLGIRTVVLERPLPPKAGPAFYARLARNLLSPLPYSVALHAAPAYVEAVRRFALRHPVDLWHCEWTPYAHILRAAFGTELRQLRWTVMAHNVESRIWQRLAAVERHPLKRWYIRQQHSKYFRFEQWAYSHATLPIAVSETDARLIREQFADRPVAVVDNGVDVETFRPQRDVDRDPYHLLFLGSLDWRPNLDAVELLLERIFPPVLARVPRARLSIVGRRPPHWLRQRCARLPNVHLVPDVPDVRPFLASCGLLLVPLRVGGGTRLKILEALACETPVLTTPLGAEGLDLLPNEHLLLADTPEDFVPAILDAFHRPLPLQDMAAHARLHILQRYSWDLLAQRLDLLWQQTASAAPHPTASLATPPPSVPPAPADL; encoded by the coding sequence ATGCCTCCCCTCCGTGTAGCCATCCTCGATGAAGAGCTGCCTTATCCCCCGACTTCCGGCAAGCGCATCCGTACCTTCGAATTGCTCCGCCGGCTCGCCCGCCGCCATCACCTCACCTTCTTTGCCCACCGCCACGCTGACCCCGCCGAAACCCTCGCCGCCCAGGAGGTCTTCCACGACCTGGGCATCCGCACCGTCGTATTGGAACGCCCCCTGCCCCCCAAAGCCGGACCCGCCTTCTACGCCCGCCTCGCCCGTAACCTCCTTTCCCCGCTCCCCTACTCCGTCGCCCTCCATGCCGCCCCCGCTTATGTCGAAGCCGTCCGCCGCTTCGCCCTCCGCCACCCTGTCGATCTCTGGCATTGCGAATGGACGCCCTATGCCCACATCCTCCGCGCCGCCTTCGGGACCGAGCTGCGCCAGCTTCGCTGGACCGTCATGGCCCACAACGTCGAATCACGCATCTGGCAACGTCTCGCCGCGGTCGAACGCCATCCCCTCAAGCGCTGGTACATCCGCCAGCAGCACAGCAAATACTTCCGCTTTGAACAATGGGCTTACTCCCACGCCACCCTGCCCATTGCCGTCAGCGAGACCGATGCCCGCCTAATCCGGGAGCAGTTCGCGGACCGCCCCGTGGCCGTCGTGGACAACGGCGTGGATGTCGAAACCTTCCGGCCCCAGCGCGATGTGGACCGCGACCCCTATCACCTCCTCTTCCTCGGCAGTCTGGATTGGCGGCCCAATCTCGACGCCGTTGAGCTTTTGCTCGAACGCATCTTTCCCCCCGTTCTGGCCCGTGTGCCCCGCGCCCGTCTCTCCATCGTCGGACGCCGGCCCCCGCACTGGCTCCGCCAACGCTGCGCCCGCCTCCCCAACGTCCACCTCGTTCCGGATGTCCCGGATGTCCGCCCTTTCCTCGCCTCCTGCGGCCTCCTGCTGGTCCCCCTGCGCGTCGGCGGCGGGACCCGCCTGAAAATCCTCGAAGCCCTCGCCTGCGAAACTCCCGTCCTCACCACCCCCCTCGGCGCCGAAGGACTCGACCTGCTGCCGAACGAACACCTCCTCCTCGCCGACACCCCCGAAGACTTCGTCCCCGCTATCCTCGACGCCTTCCACCGGCCCCTCCCGCTCCAGGACATGGCCGCGCACGCCCGCCTCCATATCCTCCAGCGCTATAGCTGGGACCTCCTGGCCCAACGCCTGGACCTCCTCTGGCAGCAAACCGCCTCGGCTGCCCCGCACCCCACCGCCTCCCTCGCCACACCCCCTCCTTCCGTCCCTCCCGCACCAGCCGATTTGTAA
- a CDS encoding SDR family NAD(P)-dependent oxidoreductase, translating to MARRKLAGLRTIVTGASQGIGRALVVEAARRGMRVLAVARSAPLLEEVVQEVRRAGGEAVACVADVTRPEDRQAIVTAVQQHFGGLDVLINNAGIGATGHFMDSDPQVLRQIFETNFFALAEMIRICLPLLRAGTTPAIVNISSVLGKRALPARSLYSASKFAVAGFSEALRAELIKDSIDVIVISPGLTRTNFSQNMLEQKARLPLDHLRGMSSEEVAAATLRALEKGRVDVTLTWRGRLLVLVNRFFPGLVDRLARRTVRRLFADEIAQRQKRS from the coding sequence ATGGCACGGCGGAAACTGGCAGGCTTGCGGACGATCGTCACCGGGGCATCCCAGGGCATCGGGCGGGCTTTGGTCGTGGAAGCGGCCCGGCGCGGCATGCGCGTGCTGGCAGTGGCCCGATCGGCCCCCTTGCTGGAAGAAGTGGTGCAGGAGGTGCGCCGCGCTGGCGGTGAGGCGGTGGCCTGCGTCGCCGATGTGACCCGCCCGGAGGACAGACAGGCCATTGTCACTGCCGTGCAGCAGCACTTTGGCGGCCTGGATGTGCTCATCAACAACGCCGGAATTGGAGCCACCGGCCACTTCATGGACTCCGACCCCCAGGTGCTGCGCCAAATCTTTGAAACCAATTTCTTCGCCCTGGCGGAGATGATCCGCATCTGCCTGCCGCTTTTGCGAGCGGGCACCACCCCGGCCATTGTCAACATTTCCTCGGTGCTGGGCAAGCGGGCCTTGCCGGCGCGTTCCCTCTACTCGGCCAGCAAGTTCGCCGTGGCCGGTTTCAGCGAAGCCTTGCGTGCCGAGCTGATCAAGGATTCCATCGACGTCATCGTCATTAGTCCCGGCCTGACCCGCACCAACTTCTCGCAGAACATGTTGGAACAGAAGGCCCGCCTGCCCCTGGATCACCTCCGCGGCATGAGTAGCGAGGAAGTGGCAGCGGCCACCTTGCGGGCCTTGGAGAAAGGACGGGTCGATGTCACTCTGACCTGGCGCGGCCGGCTTCTGGTGTTGGTCAATCGCTTCTTTCCGGGGCTGGTGGACCGCCTGGCCCGCCGCACCGTCCGCCGCTTGTTCGCCGACGAAATTGCCCAGCGCCAGAAACGCTCCTGA
- a CDS encoding ComEA family DNA-binding protein, giving the protein MTAARCQGHEELPVRAADEEPPSALGLFLVLGGLAAVLIVETYGPALSRRPVERAALPAQQGQLQRAEWQQVPGMTARKLQEVAQGSHLGNGPMLEATGASASSLEAGGSEAGPAYLPEAPGTSGPPGGARAAPAPTALRAGGVRKIQPGEPPIAINRASNAELQRLPNVGPVLAQRIILARSERPFRSLEDLRRVPGIGPKTLEKLRPFVTFD; this is encoded by the coding sequence ATGACAGCCGCCCGGTGTCAGGGACACGAGGAGCTGCCGGTACGCGCCGCCGACGAGGAACCGCCCTCCGCGCTGGGACTGTTTCTGGTCCTGGGGGGATTGGCAGCGGTGCTGATCGTCGAGACGTATGGTCCGGCGCTGTCTCGGCGGCCTGTGGAGAGGGCGGCCCTGCCCGCGCAGCAGGGGCAACTTCAACGAGCGGAGTGGCAGCAGGTGCCGGGCATGACGGCGCGGAAGCTCCAGGAGGTGGCGCAGGGCAGTCATCTGGGGAACGGACCGATGCTGGAAGCGACGGGGGCTTCCGCATCGAGTCTGGAAGCGGGCGGGAGCGAAGCGGGGCCGGCGTACCTTCCCGAAGCTCCGGGGACCTCTGGTCCCCCCGGCGGAGCGCGAGCCGCTCCTGCTCCCACGGCACTGCGGGCTGGGGGGGTGCGCAAGATTCAGCCGGGGGAACCGCCGATCGCCATCAACCGGGCGAGCAACGCGGAGCTGCAACGGCTGCCCAACGTCGGACCAGTGCTGGCTCAGCGGATCATCCTGGCACGTTCGGAGCGTCCCTTCCGCAGTTTGGAGGATTTGCGACGGGTGCCCGGTATCGGTCCGAAGACGCTGGAGAAGCTTCGCCCGTTTGTGACCTTCGACTGA
- a CDS encoding DUF4139 domain-containing protein, translated as MTRWKKWALAAGVAALGIASGAGLDRLTATTTAPAAAQDLKPAVQLPITRVVLFNSGVGYFARSGEVSDDARVDLTFREEDINDLLKSMTLEDFGNGRIDAVSYDSREPIARTLASFAINLNGNPTFANILTQMRGERVEATLAPTAVNQPGKLTGVIVGVEKQKAPAGNTTIDVEVLNLWCAEGLRAIKLTELQQLKFLNPLIESEFRRALEVLSLSHDTQKKAVSLYFSGKGKRRVQVGYVMESPIWKTSYRLILDKEDKEPPYLQGWALVENPTDDDWENVRLVLVSGRPISFKMDLYNPLYVERPTERLELFSSLRPVTYRSGFKDDKQRGALAEADMDASPSLQGRSGALAQGLGAAPPAPGAVVPAMDRGDALRRSVQERQNEAFARETAADLGRRLATGAVGSAATAANLGDYYQYIIQHPVTLARQKSGMFPIVTKHIQGQRVSIYNQNVQKTHPLRGLKFKNTSEAYLNQGPITVFEGSTYAGDTRILDVNKNEERLLSYAIDLGMEVDPQVGPGTQQITSVRAVKGIITTTTKFTEEKRYRIINRSEQDRVLLIEHPNRSNQQFRLVETDKPVEETPEFYRFQTSLKSGETKTFTVKEERDVRTTVQLSNSSDDQIRYFISLSQSSPTLKQKLQEALTLKGQWDAVRRELQQVVADLQRLHADQDRIRKNLRETPSEAEVYKTYLKKLNDQEKEIDGLTAKQKELMAQEFQARKRYEDYLANLSD; from the coding sequence ATGACACGCTGGAAGAAGTGGGCCTTGGCCGCGGGGGTCGCCGCCTTGGGGATCGCCTCCGGTGCGGGACTCGACCGCCTCACCGCTACCACCACGGCCCCGGCCGCCGCCCAAGACCTCAAACCCGCCGTCCAACTCCCCATCACCCGCGTCGTCCTCTTCAACAGTGGCGTCGGCTACTTCGCCCGTTCCGGTGAGGTCAGCGACGATGCCCGGGTCGATCTGACCTTCCGCGAGGAGGACATCAACGACCTGCTCAAAAGCATGACCCTGGAGGACTTCGGCAACGGCCGTATCGACGCGGTCAGCTACGACTCCCGCGAGCCGATCGCCCGCACCCTGGCCAGCTTCGCCATCAATCTCAACGGCAACCCGACCTTCGCCAACATCCTGACGCAGATGCGAGGGGAGCGGGTGGAGGCGACGCTGGCCCCCACGGCGGTCAACCAGCCGGGGAAGTTGACGGGGGTGATCGTGGGGGTGGAGAAGCAGAAGGCACCGGCGGGCAACACCACCATCGACGTGGAGGTGCTCAATTTGTGGTGTGCGGAGGGTCTGCGAGCGATCAAGCTGACGGAGTTGCAGCAGTTGAAGTTCCTCAATCCGCTGATCGAGAGCGAGTTCCGCCGTGCGTTGGAGGTGCTATCGTTGTCGCACGACACGCAGAAGAAGGCGGTGTCGCTGTATTTTTCGGGCAAGGGGAAGCGTCGGGTGCAGGTGGGGTACGTGATGGAGTCGCCGATATGGAAGACGAGCTATCGGCTGATACTGGACAAGGAGGACAAGGAGCCACCGTATTTGCAAGGGTGGGCGTTGGTGGAGAATCCGACGGACGACGACTGGGAGAACGTGCGTTTGGTGTTGGTGTCGGGCCGTCCGATTTCGTTCAAGATGGACCTGTACAATCCGCTGTATGTGGAGCGTCCGACGGAGCGGTTGGAGCTGTTCTCCTCCCTGCGGCCGGTCACCTACCGCAGCGGGTTCAAAGATGACAAGCAAAGGGGTGCTCTGGCCGAGGCGGACATGGATGCATCCCCGTCACTGCAAGGTCGTTCTGGTGCGCTTGCCCAAGGACTGGGTGCGGCGCCTCCGGCACCAGGTGCCGTGGTCCCGGCGATGGATCGCGGTGATGCCCTGCGCCGCAGCGTGCAGGAGCGGCAGAACGAAGCCTTCGCGCGTGAGACAGCTGCGGACCTTGGCCGCCGGTTGGCCACGGGAGCGGTCGGCAGCGCCGCCACCGCCGCCAACCTCGGCGACTACTACCAGTACATCATCCAGCACCCGGTGACACTCGCCCGTCAAAAGAGCGGCATGTTCCCCATCGTCACCAAACACATCCAGGGACAACGCGTCTCCATCTACAACCAAAATGTGCAAAAAACACACCCCCTCCGTGGTCTGAAATTCAAGAATACCAGCGAGGCGTATCTCAATCAAGGACCGATCACGGTCTTTGAAGGGAGCACCTATGCCGGTGACACACGGATTCTGGATGTCAACAAGAATGAAGAACGCCTCTTGTCCTATGCGATTGATCTGGGGATGGAGGTGGATCCGCAGGTGGGTCCTGGTACACAACAGATCACCAGTGTACGGGCGGTCAAGGGGATCATCACCACCACGACGAAGTTCACGGAGGAGAAGCGCTACCGGATCATCAACCGGAGCGAGCAGGACCGGGTGCTATTGATCGAGCATCCGAACCGGAGCAATCAGCAGTTCCGGCTGGTGGAGACGGACAAACCGGTGGAGGAGACGCCGGAGTTCTACCGCTTCCAGACCTCGCTCAAGAGCGGCGAGACAAAGACCTTCACGGTCAAGGAAGAGCGGGATGTCCGCACAACGGTGCAGTTATCGAATTCGAGCGATGATCAGATCCGCTATTTCATCAGTCTGTCGCAGTCGAGTCCGACCCTGAAGCAGAAGCTGCAAGAGGCGTTGACGCTCAAGGGTCAGTGGGATGCGGTGCGGCGGGAGTTGCAGCAGGTGGTAGCGGACTTGCAGCGGCTCCATGCGGATCAGGACCGGATTCGCAAGAATCTGCGGGAGACGCCATCGGAGGCGGAGGTGTACAAGACGTATCTGAAGAAGCTCAACGATCAGGAGAAGGAGATTGACGGTTTGACGGCGAAGCAGAAGGAGTTGATGGCGCAGGAGTTCCAGGCGCGCAAGCGTTACGAGGACTACCTGGCCAACCTCTCGGACTGA